TCTAATTTAAACTATCTACCCATGTTAAagtaaacttaatttattgGTATTAGCATGTCTTCTGTTTCACCCCGTACTTAAAAATGAAACCTAAGTGTTgaacatgtgtgtgtgtatatagagagagaggttGGCATGGTGTGAGTAGTGAAAGGAAAGTGGCTTAATTTGGCATGAATCAGTTGTGGGGGATACATACTGATATATACCAAAAGTGAAAAACGaacatatatatgaatgttGAGGCATGCAATGGATCCATATAGTTGTTGTTCATAAAGAAAGTATTAGATAGATCCATAGACAAGAGTTTATAAGTGTtgagaaattatatatatatatatatatatatatatatatataagattttttaacaaaatcaattcaatcaaACCATTGACTTTTAAAGTAATTGTAATTAGTATTTTACATCAATTATTATCGATTTATGAATTCGATATCTATACcatctaattaaaaatgattattagaatacattaaaaaaattgatatgatCTCCACTATTTTGTTAATtgatagtattttttttcttaagtttaGTTAATaacaatgttttcttttttggttaatattattttcttccttatttTAACGAGAGGGTTTCATCTAATTTCCTCTTAAGAATAATGAAATTCAATGAAactcttctatttttcttcacaatttttaccataattatttatttcagtTTGTTCTTGTTCACAAAATCcctataaaattaaactatgaTATTAGTCTATTGGATCATGATCgttttccaacaaaaaaacatcttATTGAAATTCAATAGAGTGGTTTCCATTCTTCCACTTAACTTGTAAGATGAACAAATTGTTTTCGACGTCAAAATGATAGCTAACATTACTATTGTTGAAAACAACAAGCACCCTAAATCATTAATCATCTAATGCAAGCTTTTTGATGATGGGACGAGCTCTACACAAGGCCTCCAATGGCTCAACTTTAGGCATAGAAATTCCTTGACCTTCAGTCATATCAATTTCCTTTTCACTAACTCTCTTCCACTCAAAGCTTTGTATCAATGAACCCAAAGTCAATCCCACCACACGATTAGCCATCCCCATCCCAGGGCAAGCCCTCCTCCCCAATCCAAATGGCAAGAAGCTATaaccattattattgttattgctTCCTTCTCGACCCTGATGATCACTCTCGAACCTCTCGGGCTTAAAGCTCGTCGAGTCCTCCCAAACCTTAGGATCCCTTTGGATAGCCCATGCATTCACCATTAACATAGTGTCAGCAGGAATATGGTATCCTCCTAAAGAACAACTGCTCGATGATAAATGAGGAGCTAAGAGTGGAGCTGGTGGATAAAGGCGTAGTGTCTCTGAAATTACATTCTGGAGATATGGTAGATTGGAGATATCTTCTTCATCTAGTATACGATCTTGTCCGATTTGTTTGTCGAGTTCATCCTTTACCTTTTTTAGTGCTTCTGGATGGTTGAGGAGATTCGACATTGCCCACTCTATTGTCACTGATGATGTTTCTGTTGCTGCTGATAGAATTGTCTGCAAAttcaaggaaaaaagaatgtgttcattgttttttctctctctaaaatttcaaaaccatcaATGTGTTGATCAAAGTAATTAcgaataaaacaataattttccattatgaaaagaaaaaagaactcaGAACTTACAACAATGAGGCCTTTGATAATTTCATCAGTATAATAATCAGGTTGAGTCTTCTGCAAGCAAAGGAGATGACTGATCATTGTATTTCCCTTttccccttcttcttcatttctccgATGTTCATCCACCAAATTCTGCAAAAACCAATCCGTATCTTTCCCAAGACTTTCAACTCTTTTTGTATATTGCCAATCAACCCATttcaaaaatggcaaaaaatCCCCTGGGTATGAACCCAATTGAAACGCCCTCTCCATAATTTCTCTAAACTTCTTAGCTTCTTCCAACTCACTCACTTCTTCCCCATAATACCTTTTCCCTGCCAACATTCTCATTATGATATTAAATGTCAATTCCGAAAACAACGATTTCAACTTCACTTTCCCAAATTCCGTACCCAAAACTctattcaatttctttatcaGAATACCGATCTCTTCTTTTCGGATTCTCGCTGACATGTTCAACCGTATGGTTGACAATATTTCGGTTGCACTCAACCGTCTTAGATTGCGCCAGTGGTCGCCGTATGGAGCAGCCCCGAGTGTGGAGTTTCCATAGGTGAGATACTTGCCGGAAACAAACTCGGGGCGGTTGGCGAAAACAATGTCGTTTGTCGTGAAGCATTCTTCAATGGCGGATATGGAGGAGACGACGACGACAAGGCGGGAGCCGAGTCGGAGGGTGAAGATTGGACCGTATTTTTGGGAGAGATTGTGGAGTGTTCTGTGGATTGGGTGTTTGAGGAGATGAAGATGGCCAAGAATTGGGAGAGCTAGAGGGGAGGGAGGGAGgtttttcttggttttttggatgaagaaaatggaaaccaaAGCCAAGAAAGTAATCAGAAATGGAAGATAGGTGATGGCTTCCATTTCCATGGAGTAGTCTCAATTCAAAGTTGTGAGATTGCATGCTGTGAGCATTGCTAAAGGAAGggatatataacaaaaagataataCTACTACTACTCTATCTATGCATATTCCTTCATTGCATTGCTCATCTCGTCTTCCccattataaaaatataacgtACGTGATGATTCAGTCTCTGCCCATCCCtctttgaaagaataaaaacatgttAGGAAAGTCGTTCAAatgacaaaatcaaaatattctaTTATAGAA
This DNA window, taken from Cucumis sativus cultivar 9930 chromosome 6, Cucumber_9930_V3, whole genome shotgun sequence, encodes the following:
- the LOC101207828 gene encoding cytochrome P450 81Q32; translated protein: MEMEAITYLPFLITFLALVSIFFIQKTKKNLPPSPLALPILGHLHLLKHPIHRTLHNLSQKYGPIFTLRLGSRLVVVVSSISAIEECFTTNDIVFANRPEFVSGKYLTYGNSTLGAAPYGDHWRNLRRLSATEILSTIRLNMSARIRKEEIGILIKKLNRVLGTEFGKVKLKSLFSELTFNIIMRMLAGKRYYGEEVSELEEAKKFREIMERAFQLGSYPGDFLPFLKWVDWQYTKRVESLGKDTDWFLQNLVDEHRRNEEEGEKGNTMISHLLCLQKTQPDYYTDEIIKGLIVTILSAATETSSVTIEWAMSNLLNHPEALKKVKDELDKQIGQDRILDEEDISNLPYLQNVISETLRLYPPAPLLAPHLSSSSCSLGGYHIPADTMLMVNAWAIQRDPKVWEDSTSFKPERFESDHQGREGSNNNNNGYSFLPFGLGRRACPGMGMANRVVGLTLGSLIQSFEWKRVSEKEIDMTEGQGISMPKVEPLEALCRARPIIKKLALDD